The sequence tgctcgcacGCGTACATGGACACTACATCCAAGGCTTTGCCACCGATGTAGTCATGGGCGAGGACAAACCCGTCTACCACGGCGGCGCCCAACGTCTGCTCGAAGTCAACGTCATCAGCGGTGACGACTGGGACGGCGAAGCTCTCTGCGCTGGTGGTTTTACCAACAACGAGCGCAAGGAGACCAAAGGCAAGAGCATCTACGTACCCTACGATCGTCTCATTATCGCCGTCGGCAGCGTCACCGCTAATCACGGCGTTCCCGGTCTGGAGAACTGCTTCCACCTGAAAACCATCGGCGACGCACGCAAGATCCGTTCGCACATCCTTGACAACCTTGAAGTCGCCTCTCTccccaccaccaccgaaGAGGAACGCAAGCGTCTACTCAGCTTTGTCGTCTGCGGTGGTGGTCCCACCGGTGTCGAGACCGCCGCCGAGATCTCGGACATGATCAACGAAGACGTCTTTGACTACTTTCCCAAAGTGCTCCGTGCTCAAGCACAGGTGCATCTCATCCAGTCCAGAGAACACATTCTCAACACCTACTCGGAAAAAATCTCCGAGTATGCCGAGGCCAAATTCGCTCGCGATGCCGTCGACGTCATCGTTAACGCTCGTGTCAAACGCGTCGAACCTGACCGCGTGCTATACACCGTCAAAGACCCCAAGACGGCCAAAGTGCAAGAGCTTTCGGTACCTTCCGGTTTCACCCTATGGTCGACAGGCATCGCGATGAGCCCCTTCACCAAGCGCGTCACCGAGATCCTCCCCAACCAATCGCATCTCAAGGCGCTCCAGATCGATTCGCACCTTCGCGTCAAGGGCGCCCCCCTAGGCAGCATGTACGCACTCGGCGACGCCTCCACCATCGACACGCGACTGATCGACCAACTCTACGACTTTGTCGATCGATacgacaaggacaaggacggCAAACTTAGCTACTCCGAGTTTGAAACTTTTGCGCAAGCCATCCGTCGCAAATTCCCGATCGCCTCGAAACACTTTATCAAGCTGCGCGAGGTGTTTGACCAGTACGACGTCGATCAGGATGGACAGCTCAACCTCAACGAGATCGCCAACGTGCTCATCGAGACGGGCAACAAGATGACCGCACTCCCCGCCACCGCCCAGGTagcagcgcagcaaggCCATTACCTAGGCAACAAACTCAACAAATTGGCCAACCACAGGGACCAAGGCGCAGATATGCACCCGCATACACTCGAAGAGGTGCAGGACGTCGACGAAGAGGTGTACAAACCGTTTACGTATCGAAACTTTGGAAGTCTCGCCTACATTGGTAATGCTGCAGCATTCGATCTGCCCATCCCCGGTGGTAGCTTCGCAGGTGGCTTGATAGCCATGTACGCTTGGAGGAGTTTCTACCTCAGTGAGAGCGTGTCCATGAGGACTCGCGCTCTGCTCTTGGGCGATTA is a genomic window of Mycosarcoma maydis chromosome 10, whole genome shotgun sequence containing:
- a CDS encoding putative NADH dehydrogenase (ubiquinone) — its product is MVVARALSTLPPRARVRVSNSSVRSFASSAATRSNPTPLNQAAQTAQAAQAAQAALPKKAGLLRKTLRFTGYTIGSIVFGITATTVIILAHDALTYREAHADKVPLHPLALSPERGGPKNLPILSSYAEDEQDEISKKLANKERLVIVGGGWAAVGLLKSLDPEKYNVTLISPNNYYLFNPLLPSAAVGTVEPRSLIEPIRKLLARVHGHYIQGFATDVVMGEDKPVYHGGAQRLLEVNVISGDDWDGEALCAGGFTNNERKETKGKSIYVPYDRLIIAVGSVTANHGVPGLENCFHLKTIGDARKIRSHILDNLEVASLPTTTEEERKRLLSFVVCGGGPTGVETAAEISDMINEDVFDYFPKVLRAQAQVHLIQSREHILNTYSEKISEYAEAKFARDAVDVIVNARVKRVEPDRVLYTVKDPKTAKVQELSVPSGFTLWSTGIAMSPFTKRVTEILPNQSHLKALQIDSHLRVKGAPLGSMYALGDASTIDTRLIDQLYDFVDRYDKDKDGKLSYSEFETFAQAIRRKFPIASKHFIKLREVFDQYDVDQDGQLNLNEIANVLIETGNKMTALPATAQVAAQQGHYLGNKLNKLANHRDQGADMHPHTLEEVQDVDEEVYKPFTYRNFGSLAYIGNAAAFDLPIPGGSFAGGLIAMYAWRSFYLSESVSMRTRALLLGDYIKRGIWGRDLSRI